Proteins from one Mesotoga sp. UBA6090 genomic window:
- a CDS encoding alpha/beta hydrolase family protein: MSRLESFTLGEEGKRIFGICEYPSSGKSFPTVLMFHGFTGEHIVSTFKFPRLSRRLVKKGIATVRFDFRGSGDSEGEFYEMSPLTELCDAEEVYSFVRSRSWCSERIAVVGYSLGGMVASLFAGRHPEISSLLLWSPVIMNQEFFNHEDYSLKDGEEYKDVLGLKLGSIFLEDGRSVDASEELRNYEGDLLIVHGSDDESVPYLPVKKYADGRGLKIHTVEGANHKYQRIDWIEELFSVSSDFLAKTLL, translated from the coding sequence TTGTCTAGATTAGAGAGTTTCACACTTGGTGAAGAAGGAAAAAGAATATTCGGAATATGTGAGTATCCTTCCTCAGGGAAAAGTTTCCCCACCGTCCTGATGTTCCACGGATTCACGGGGGAGCATATAGTCTCCACATTCAAGTTTCCCCGTCTCTCGAGAAGACTCGTCAAGAAGGGAATAGCAACGGTGAGATTTGATTTCAGGGGTTCCGGAGACAGCGAGGGTGAATTCTACGAGATGTCACCGTTGACTGAGCTTTGTGACGCAGAGGAAGTCTATTCTTTTGTCAGATCGAGAAGCTGGTGTTCGGAAAGGATCGCTGTTGTCGGGTACAGCCTGGGTGGTATGGTTGCTTCGCTTTTTGCCGGGAGACATCCCGAGATTAGTTCACTGCTTCTGTGGTCGCCCGTAATAATGAATCAGGAGTTCTTCAACCACGAGGATTACTCTTTGAAAGACGGCGAGGAGTATAAGGACGTTCTGGGACTGAAGCTCGGATCGATCTTCTTAGAAGACGGTCGCAGTGTCGATGCTTCGGAGGAACTCAGAAACTATGAAGGAGATCTTTTGATTGTCCATGGTTCCGACGATGAATCGGTGCCATATCTTCCGGTAAAGAAGTATGCAGATGGGAGAGGGTTGAAGATACATACTGTAGAGGGAGCCAATCACAAGTATCAGAGGATAGACTGGATAGAGGAACTCTTTTCGGTTTCCTCTGATTTTCTAGCTAAGACACTTTTGTAG